One uncultured Gellertiella sp. genomic window carries:
- a CDS encoding DUF2163 domain-containing protein, producing the protein MKTLPPALATHVAGGLTTLCRCWRVDRRDGLVMGFTDFDRDLVFDAVTYKAASGFTATAIEGQLGLAVSNLDVQGALSSDALTEDDLHGGRYDDAAVTIYLVNWADVAQRVVLRAGNLGQVARGKLAFSAELRGLAAKLDQPAGRIFQRSCAWDLGDARCGIDLNAAGRNGTGAVTQVLDSFEFLASGLSGVASGVLTRGKLVWTSGVNNGLAVEIKAHSSSAGVSRIAIALPMGAPVVVGDMFSATAGCDRTFATCRDRFANTVNFGGFPHMPGTDFAMSYPNQGAGNDGGKIT; encoded by the coding sequence ATGAAAACTCTCCCTCCCGCGCTCGCAACTCACGTTGCGGGCGGGCTCACGACGCTGTGCCGCTGCTGGCGCGTGGATCGCCGCGACGGCTTGGTGATGGGCTTCACCGACTTCGACCGCGATCTCGTCTTCGATGCCGTCACCTACAAGGCAGCGTCGGGGTTCACCGCGACGGCGATCGAGGGCCAGCTTGGGTTGGCAGTCTCCAACCTCGATGTGCAGGGCGCGCTGTCGTCTGACGCGCTCACCGAGGACGATCTGCATGGCGGGCGCTACGACGATGCCGCCGTCACAATCTATCTGGTGAACTGGGCGGATGTGGCGCAGCGCGTGGTACTGCGCGCCGGCAATCTCGGACAGGTTGCGCGCGGTAAGCTCGCCTTCTCCGCCGAATTGCGCGGCCTTGCGGCCAAGCTCGATCAACCGGCAGGCCGCATCTTCCAGCGCTCCTGCGCCTGGGACCTGGGCGATGCCCGCTGCGGGATCGATCTCAATGCAGCCGGGCGCAACGGCACTGGCGCGGTGACGCAGGTTCTGGATAGCTTCGAATTCCTCGCCTCCGGCCTCTCCGGCGTCGCGTCAGGTGTGCTCACACGCGGCAAGCTGGTCTGGACTTCGGGCGTGAACAACGGCCTCGCAGTCGAGATCAAGGCGCATTCTTCCAGCGCTGGCGTTTCGCGGATCGCCATTGCCCTGCCGATGGGCGCGCCGGTGGTGGTCGGCGACATGTTTAGCGCCACGGCGGGCTGCGACCGCACCTTTGCCACCTGCCGGGATCGCTTCGCCAACACGGTCAACTTCGGCGGCTTCCCGCACATGCCGGGCACCGACTTCGCGATGTCCTATCCGAACCAGGGCGCCGGAAACGACGGCGGCAAGATCACATGA